CTCGGCGGGGGCGGCCTCGACGGCCTCCTCGGTGGCGCCCTCTTCCATGGCACCGATATCGACGCCGGCGGCGCCGAGCTGCGCGCTCATGCCGTCGAGCGCCGCACGGGCCACGAGGTCGCAATAGAGCGCGATGGCGCGCGCCGCGTCATCGTTGCCGGGGATGATGTAGTCCACGCCATCGGGCGAGCAGTTGGTGTCGACGACCGCGACGACCGGGATGCCCAGCTTCTTGGCTTCGGCGATGGCGAGGTCTTCCTTGTTGACGTCGACCACGAAGATCAGGTCAGGCAGACCGCCCATCTCGCGGATGCCGCCGAGGGACGCCTGCAGCTTGCCCTGGTCGCGCTCCATGCCGAGACGCTCTTTCTTGGTCAGCCCCTCGAAGCCCTGCTCCATCGCTTCATCGATGGACTTCAGGCGGTTGATCGAGTTCGAGACCGTCTTCCAGTTGGTGAGCGTGCCGCCCAGCCAACGGTGGTTCATGTAGTACTGCGCGCAGCGCTCGGCAGCGTCGGCGATCGGCTTCTGCGCCTGGCGCTTGGTGCCGACGAAGAGGATGCGGCCGCCGCGGGCCACGGTGTCACGAACGACCGTAAGGGCTTGATCCAGAAGCGGAACCGTCTGGGTCAGGTCCAGGATGTGGATACCGTTCTTGGCGCCGTAGATATACGGGCCCATCCGGGGATTCCAACGCTGGGTCTGGTGGCCGAAGTGCACGCCGGCCTCGAGGAGCTGACGCAGGGAAAATTCAGGCAAAGCCATGTTTCTCGTAACCTTTCCGGTTTGTGCCTCGGCGGGGGTTTCGACCATATGGCCAACCGGTGGACCTGTCGGGGATGTCTCCCCCGGAGGCCCGCCCCCGCCTGTGAAGTGCCGCTCGCTTACGGGATGATTCCGCCCGCCGCAAGGGGATCGGGCGCAAAGGATGCGCCCGGATTCCGTCTCGACCGTATTTCGGCGGGCCGGGGGCGGCCCGCCCATCGGGTCAGGGGATGATGCGGTTGTACTTGGCGCCTTCGAGCGACGCCCCGGCCAGCAGGCCCGCCTGCCCGAATACGACGGCGACGACCGGCGTCAGGAGCGCCGTGGTGTCCGTCGTCAGCGCGCCCGCGCTGTTGGGCGTGACGTATTCGAGGTCGCCGCCCGCGGTCCAGCCGGTCGAGGTGCGGAAGTTCGACAGCGCCGGCTGCGTCATGAAGAAGAGCGCGTGGCTGTACTGCTGTCCGCCGATCTGCAGGCCGACCGACGCCGCCGTGGTCGAGTAATAGTCGACCGTGACGCCGTCGATGCGCAGCGCGCCGCGCCCGTAGGCCCCGCCGAGGAAGAACCCGCCCTCGGTGACGACGGGCATCATCAGGATGCCCGCGGCCTTGCCCGCGAGAACCTGGGTGTCCGGCAGCGTGTCGTACATGAAATTGAAAGCGGCATCGACGCGCTGGTCGATGCGGGTGGCGCCGTTCGAGCCGACGCCGTTGCCGCACGCGGCGAGGGCCACGGGTGCGGAGGCGGCCGCGAGAAAGCGGCGACGCGTGAGTGCGGTCATGGGATCTGTCCTGTCCAAAGTCTGCTCTGCCGAGGTCTTGCTGCCCCGGTCGTGCGCGAAGGATAGCAAAGCCTCACCCTTCTGTCACCACCGATGCGCCCTCAGGGCGTCCAACCGCCGGGGGTCGCTTCGGGGGCGTCCGTCTCGGTGTCCGTCTCGGTTTCCGGCGCGGCGTCCGACAGCGCGGGAAAGCCCGCGGTGAAGCGCGCCGCCTGACGGGCCGTCCAGCGCACGGAGATGTCGGCGCCGGTCTCGTCGCGGGCGACTTCGGATTGCACGACGCCTTCCTCGTGGAGCCAGGCCCGCGCGCGCCCATCGGCATAGGGCACGGACAGCACGTCCTCGGTCAGCGTTTCGGTCAGGTCGGTCTCGACGCGGTCGAGGATTGCGTCCAGCCCCTGCCCCGTTAGCGCCGACGCGAGATAAACGTCGTCCCGTCGCGCCGCGAGGTTCGTGGCGGCCTGCAGGTCGGCGGGATCGAGCTGATCGGCCTTGTTCCAGATCTCGATACGCGGGATCTCGTCGTCGGTCCCGAGCGCCTCGAGGATTGCCTCGACGTCGCGGGCCTGCGCTTCGGATTCGGGATGCGAGATGTCGCGGACATGGACGATGAGGTCGGCGTCGAGCACCTCCTCGAGCGTGGCGCGGAACGCGGCGACGAGCTGCGTCGGCAGGTCCGAGATGAATCCCACCGTGTCCGAGAGGATCACGTCGAGACCGCCCTCCAGCTCGATCGCACGCATCGTCGGGTCGAGCGTCGCGAACAGCATGTCCTTGGCCAGCACGTCCGCCCCGGTCAGCCGGTTGAAGAGCGTGGATTTGCCCGCGTTGGTGTAACCGACCAGCGCCACGACCGGATACGGCACCTTGGCGCGGGCGGCGCGGTGCAGCTCGCGCGTCTTGACGACCTTCTCGAGCTGGCGGCGCAGCTTGACCATCTGTTCGTCGATCGCGCGACGGTCCGCCTCGATCTGTGTCTCGCCGGGGCCGCCGACAAAGCCGAGCCCGCCGCGCTGCCGCTCGAGGTGCGTCCAGGCCCGAACGAGGCGCGTGCGCTGATAGCTGAGCGCGGCGAGTTCGACCTGAAGCACGCCCTCGCGCGTGGCGGCCCGATCGGCGAAGATTTCCAGGATGAGCGACGTGCGGTCCAGCAATTTGACCCGCCATGCCTTTTCCAGATTGCGCTGCTGCACGGGACTGACCGTGCCGTCGATCAGCACGAGCTCGATCTCGTCGGCTTCGATCCGCGCGCGCAACTCCTCGACCTTGCCCGTCCCGAAGAGAAGCCCCGGATGGGGCTTCGGCAGGCGCACCGTCATTGCGTCCACGACGTCGAGCCCAGGCAGCGCATGTGCCAAGGAGACCGCCTCTTCGAGCGCGAGGGCCGGCGCGCGGCCGGATCGGTCGCCGCCGCGCATGTCGGGATGCAGGATCAGCGCGCGGGTCGGGACCGCCTCGGTCGAGAAGCCCGCGCCGCCTTGCTCAGGAGGATTCGCCAGAATCGTCCTCGCCGGAATAAAGGTTGATGGGCTGGGCCGGCATCACGGTCGAGATCGCGTGCTTGTAGACGAGCTGCGACTGGCCGTCGCGGCGCAGAAGCACGCAGAAATTGTCGAACCACGTGATGACGCCCTGCAGCTTGACGCCGTTGATCAGGAAGATCGTGACAGGCACCTTCGTCTTGCGGACGTGATTGAGAAACGCGTCCTGGAGATTCTGTTTGTCGGCCATGAGTTCCTGTCCTCCGTGCCCTTCTCGGGCAACTCTTGATTGGGTCTGGAGGGAGTTATGGGACGGGTTCGGGTAATATTCTACCCCTTCCGGTGGTATTTTGACGTGGACCCCCACCCGTCGGCGGTCAACCGCGCCAGAAATCCGGATTGAAGAGCGCGATGAGCGCCAGTGTCTCAAGACGTCCCACCACCATTGCTGCGGCCCAGACGGCCTTGGTCGCGTCGGGCAGCGCGTTCAGGCCCTGTGGGTCGATCCCGGCGACCTGCGCCAGCGGTCCGGTCGTGGCCAGCCCGGCGGTCGCCATGATGACGGCCGTTCCGAAGTCGAGCCCGGTGAAAGCCAGTGCCAGGGTGACGGCCGCCAGCGTCAGCGCGAAGAGCATGAAGAAGATCCATGCGGCCTCGATCCCGGCGAATGGCAGGTGCCGCTGCGCCCCCCGCCCGCCCGCGATCGAATGGGGATGCACGAGAAGGTTCATCTCGCGGCGGCCGTGGGCATAGAGCGCGTAGATCCGCAGAAGCTTCACGCCGCCCGCCGTGGTGGCGACCCCGCCGCCGAACATCGCGAGCCCGGCCAGAAGGACCGCCGGCGTCTCGAGGCCCGACCACGACTTGGCCGAGTTCCAATCCGCGCTCTCGAACCCCGTCGTCGTCAGGAACGACAGGACCGTGAAGGCCGACCCCCAGAGTGCGCGGAGCGCGGCACCCGTGTCCGAGACGGCATCGACCTCGAAGGCCCCGATCCAGTGGCGCAGGAACAGAAGCGTCGTGATGACCGCGACCACGGCAAGCGCGATGCGCACCTCGCGGTCCTGCGTCAGGCGGACGACCTGGTCGCGGTGAAGGTCGGCGGTAAAGGTCTGGCGCGTGACGGCGAAGGCGAAGAACGCGAAGACCGCCAGTTCCCCCCAACGGCCCGCCGGGCTTTCGGCGACGCCGCCGCCCGCCGTGATCCCCGAGGTCGACAGCGTCGACATCGCGTGGATGACGGCGCGGGTGGGCGCCTCGCCCGCCAGCACGAGCACGGTCCAGAGGACCAGCGTCAGCCCGCCGTAGATCGGGCCCAGCACCGCCAGCGAGCGCGACAGGCGGCGCGACGGCTCGACCGAGGCGACGCGGATGTCGGCCGCCCGCCCACTTGCGGTCTGGGCGCGCGTGACCTCGAACCCGCCGAGACCCAGCGGCGCGAGGATCGCGGCCGCCGACACCCAGATCAGCAGGCCGCCTTGCCACGCCACCATCGCCCGCCAGAGATGCACGCTCTCGGACAGGCGGTCGGGTGCGAAGAGCGTGCCGCCGGTCGTCGTCACCGCGGCGACCATCTCGACATAGACGTTCACGAAGCGGGTATCGCCGACGATCTCGGAGACGGGGAACGCCGCCAGCACCGGCAGCACGGTGTAGGCCGACAGGAGCGCCACGAGCTGGCTGCGCGTCACGTTGCGCGACTGCTCGCGGGCCGTGGCGACGGCGAGACCGATCAGCAGCGCCAGAAGCAGCGTGGCCCAGTAGAAGAAGGCGCGCGATTCCGCGTGGGCGTCTCGGATAACGGCGTGGATCGCCAGCAGGTACATCGACGCCGCAAGGATCATCGCAAGCACCACCAGCGGCGGGACGCGCGCCAGCAGGCGACCCATCAGAAGAAGTCCACCTGCACCTGCAACAGTCGCTCGACCTCGGGGACGTCCGCCGAGAGCGCGAAGATCACGACCACGTCGCCCTCGTCGATCCGGCTGCCGCCTTCGGGGCGCACGACGCGGCCGTCGGCCTTGCGGATCGCGCCGACAAGCGCGCCTTCGGGAAAACCGATGTCGCGGATCTGGCGGCCCGCCATGGGCGAGGTGGACATGACCTGCGCCTCGATCACCTCGGCCTCGCTATCGCCCACGGAATAGACGTTGCGCACGCGCCCGTGCCGGACATGCCGCAGGATCGAGGATACGGTGGTCTGGCGGGGATTCACGTAGGCGTCGATCTGGAGCGGGCCTAGCAGCGGCACCAGCGTCGGATCGTTGACCAGCGCGATCGTCTTGGCGCAGCCCGCGGCGCGCGCGCGGACGGCGGCCAGCATGTTGGTCTTGTCGTCGTCGGTGACGGTCAGGACGGCGTCGGCCCGGTCGATATTGGCCTCGCGCAGAAGCTCGATATCGAGCCCGTCGCCCGAGAGCACGATCGTCCGCTCCAGCGCCTCGGCCGCGCGTTCGGCGCATTTGCGGTTCTTCTCGATCATCTTGGCGCGGATGCGCTCGGGTGCGGCCTCCAGCGCCTCGGCCACGGCGAGGCCGACATTGCCGCCGCCGATGATGACGACGCGCTCCTGCTTGCGGACGGTCTTGCCGAAGATCTCCTGCGTGCGGGTCAGGTCGTCGGTGTGGCACTGGATGTAGACTTGGTCGCCGGCCTGAAGCTGGTCGCCGGGCTCGGGCGCAAACAGGCGGCCGCCCTTGGCGCGCCGGACCCCCACCACCACCGCGCGCAGCGTCGAGAACAGCTCCGAGAGCTGGCGGAGCGGCGTGTCGAGCACCGGGCAGTCGGCGTCGAGATGGAGGCCGATGAACTGGCTCTTGCCGTCCATGAACTCCTCGACGTCGAAGGCTTCGGGCGCGCGCAGGCGACGGAGCGCGGCCTCGGCCACCTCGCGTTCGGGCGAGATGACGACGTCGATCGGCAGGTGGTCGCGCCGGTAGAGATCGGCGCGCATCGCGGTCAGGTAGGATTGCGCCCGGAGCCGCGCGATCTTGCGCGGCACGGTGAAGATCGAATGGGCCACCTGGCAGGTGACCATGTTGACCTCGTCGGAATGGGTCGCCGCGATCAGCATGTCCGCGTCCTCGGCGCCCGCGCGCTCCAGCACGTCGGGATAGGAGGCATGGCCCGTGATCCCTTGTACGTCCAGCGTATCGGTGGCGCGGTGGACGAGGTCGGGGTTGTTGTCGACGACCGTGACGTCGTTGCGCTCGCCCGCGAGATGTCGTGCGATCTGCCAGCCGACCTGGCCCGCGCCGCAGATGATGACCTTCATGGATGCCCTCGGGCGCGGTTTCCTGAGGCTCCGGGTTACGCCTGCCCCGCGGTTCGGTCAATGCGGGCGGGCCTGTTGCCTAAGCGGCAGGCACCGCTAGCTTATCGCGCATGATACGCTTCCTGCTCCCGCTCGCACTGCTCGCCGCCTGTGCCGCCGCCGATCGCCCCGTCTGGCTGAAGCCGGGCGTCGAGGCGGCGACGGCCGAACAGGAGTTCCTGTCCTGCGCCGCCACGGCGCAGGCGCAGTTCCCGGCGGCAACCGGCATCGCGACAGCGCCGCGTATTACGCTGGGCGGCCGCGTCTGCGAGGGCAGCGTCTGTATCGGCGCGGCCGGGCCGGACGTGTTCGACTACGACCGGAACGACAATCTGCGCGACCGCTCGATCGCGGCCTGCATGGGGGCCAAGGGATACGACCTGGCCACGCTGCCCGCCTGCAGCGGCGCGGTGACGCCGCTGACGAGCCATCCGTTCGACGCGCGGGGCGTCTGCGTCACCGGAGACGGGATGCTGGCCGCGCGCTAGTCGTCGACACGCGCGACCCGGGCCCCGCCGCGCGCGCTGGTCACCACGCCCAGCGATTTCAGCTTCCGGTGCAGCGCCGAGCGCTCCATCCCGACGAAATTCGCTGTCCGGCTGATATTGCCGCCGAAGCGGTTGATCTGGGTCATCAGGTATTGCCGCTCGAAGAGCTCGCGCGCCTCCCGCAGCGGCAGCGACGCGAGGCTCCCGGTCAGCGTCATCTCGCCGTCGTCGCCCCCGCCCTCGCCCGGCGTCGGAAGCTCCGACGGCTCGATCGGACCGCTGCCGTCGCCGAGGATCAGCACCCGCTCGATCACGTTGCGCAACTGGCGGACATTGCCCGGCCAGCGCATCGTCTGAAGAAGCGCCTTCGTCTCCTCGGAGATCTCGCGCAGCGGCAGGCCCTGCGACTTGTTGAGCGCCGAGATGAAGTGATCCGCCAGGACGGGGATGTCGTCGCGCCGATCTTCGAGCGCCGGCACGGGCACGGGCACCACGTTCAGGCGGTGGTACAGCTCCTCGCGGAAGCGCCCGGCCCGGATTTCTGCCTCGAGGTCGCGGGTGGTCGAGGAGACGACGCGCAGGTCCACGCGCACCTTCTCGGTGCCGCCGACGCGCTGGAACGCCTGCTCGACCATGACGCGCAGGATCTTCGACTGGGTGCCCAGAGGCATGTCGGCGATCTCGTCGAAATAGATGACGCCCTCGTGGGCCTGTTCCAGCAGCCCCGGCTCGATCCCCTTCTCGGGCGTCTCGCGCCCGAAGAGGACGGTTTCCATCCGCTCGGGCTCGATCGAGGCCGACGAGACGGTCACGAAGGGCGCGTTGGCGCGGTTGGAGTTGGCGTGGATGTAGCGGGCCGCGACCTCCTTGCCCGATCCCGCAGGGCCCGAGAGCATGACGCGCCCGTTCGAATTCATCACCTTCTTGAGCTGCGATTGCAGCGATTTGAACGCGGTCGACTGGCCGATCATCTCGGCCGAGGTGGAATCGCGCCGGCGCAGCTCGGAATTCTCGTGGCGCAGCTTCGAGGCTTCCATCGCGCGGCTGACGACGACCATGAGCTGGTCGATGTTGAACGGCTTCTCGATGTAGTCGTAGGCCCCCTGCTTGATGGCCGCGACCGCGATCTCGATATTCCCGTGGCCCGAGATGATGATGATCGGCACGTCCGGATGGCTGCGGCGCACGGACTTCAGGATGTCGATCCCGTCCATGTCCGAGTCCTTGAGCCAGATGTCGAGGATCATCAGGCTCGGGGCATCCTCCTCTATGGCGGACATGCAGTCCTCGGCGGTTCCGGCCATCCGGCAGGCATAGCCTTCGTCCTCCAGGATGTCCTTGATGAGGCTCCGGATATCGGCCTCGTCGTCGGTGATCAGGATATCGCCCATGTCTACTGTCCCTCTTCGATACGGGGGAGCCTTATGACGGCCTCCGCCCCCTGATGTCCGGTGTCGTCCGGCGGCGCGTCGCGCAACTCCAGCGTGCCGCCATGCTCCTCGATGATCTTCTTGACGATGGGCAGCCCGAGGCCGGTGCCCTTGTCGCGCGTCGTCACATAGGGCTCGAACAGGCGCGTGCGGTCCTGCGGCAGCCCTATCCCCGTGTCGCCGATCACGATGTCGATGCCCGTCTCGCTCTCGTGCAGGGCGACGCGAACCTGCGCGGCGAACGGGGCGTCGCCGCGCTCGATGCGGCTCTCGACCGCCTCGCCCGCGTTCTTGATGAGATTGGTGAAGGCCTGCCCCATCATGGTGGGGTCGAACTCGGCGCGGACGCGGCCTTCGGGAATGTCGGACACCAGCGCCGTCGGCTCAAGCGCGGCCTTCTGCAACGTCACCGTCTCGCGCAGCAGCGCGGCGATGTCGCCCCGCTGGCGCTGGGGTTCGGGCATGCGCGCGAACTGGCTGAACTCGTCGACGATGCGGCGCAGGTCGCCCGCCTGCCGCACGATCACATCGGTCAGCTCGGCCAGCTTTTCCGCGCTCTCGGGGGGCAGCTCCTTGCCGAAGCGCCGCTTGACCCGCTCGGCCGAGAGCTGGATCGGGGTCAGCGGGTTCTTGATCTCGTGGGCGATGCGGCGCGCGACGTCGCCCCATGCGGCCATGCGCTGCGCCGATACGAGCTCGGTCACGTCGTCGAAGGCCACGACATATCCCTCGGGCGCGCCGTCCGCGCCGGGCCGGAGCGCGATGCGCACCAGCAGGCTCTCGAGCTTGCCGCCCCGCGCGATCCGCAGCTCCTCCTCGACGGTGTCGCCGCTCGTGGCCCTGGACCGCTCGAAGAGTTTGGCGAATTCCGGCACGACCTCGTCCAGCGCCTCGCCGTAGCGTGCGCCGTCCAGCCCCAGAAGGCGCTGGCCCGACCGATTCATGAAGTCGATCCGCCCGCTGTCGTCGAGGCCGACGACCCCCGCCGTGACCGATCCCAGCACGCTGTCGAACAGGCGGCGGCGGCGCTCGGTCTGCATGTTCGTTTCCACGAGCGCGTCGCGCTGGCCCTTCAACTGTCGTGTCATCTGGTTGAAGAGACGCCCCAGCACCGCGATCTCGTCATCGCCCGCATCCTCGCGGACCCGGACGTCCAGATCGCCCTGCCCCACGCGCTGCGCTGCGCCCGCAAGCCGGCCCACGGGGCGCGACAGCCGCTCGGCGAACCACAGGCCCGCCCAGGTCGCGGCCAGGATCAGGATCAGCGCGAAGCCCACATAAAGAAGGCCGAATTCGAACAAGAGCCGTCCGCGTTCCCGTTCCAGCTGCTGGTAGAGCTGGGCCGTCGCTTCGGTCTCGTCGAGAAGCTCGAGGATGTCGCCATCGACCTCGCGCGTGACGTAGAGGTAGCGGTCCGGGTACGCCGTCAGCCGCAGCAGCGCGCGGAATTCGTCGAATTCCTCGTCCTCGATCAGGACGACCGACCCGGCCTCGGCCAGCGCGAGTTGCTCGGCGCTCACCGGCTCGAAATCGAAGAGGTAGCTCGCCTCGCCGCGCGCCCGGATCTCTCCGGTGCCGTCGATGACAAACGCCTCCTCCAACCCCCGCTGCACAAGGTCCTGCCCTTGCCCCAGAAGCTGGCGCAGATCGCCGTCGGTCATGAAGAAACTGGCCCGCTTGGCCACGTTGAGATAGCCCGCCAGCCCGCGCGCATCCTCGGTCAGGTCGTCGCGATGCTCCTGCGCATAGGCCTGCGCCGCCTCGACCGAATTGCCCAGCGCACTGCGCACCCGGTCCGAGAACCATCCCTCCAGCCCCATGTTGATCGTGATCGTCGCAAAGACCGCTGTCAGGATCGTCGGGACCAGCGCGATGCCGGTGAAGACGCCCGTCAGCCGCAGGTGCAACTGCGATCCGGCCGACCGCGCGCGCCGGGCCGCGACCATCCGCGTCACCCGCCGGATCACGAGGGCCGCGATCATGATGATATAGACCAGATCGGCGAGCAGAACCGCCCGCAGCCAAGACTGGTCGCCCGTCGGCCCGCGCAGGGTCAGCGTCATGAATGTCAGGAACACGAGGACCGGCCCCAGCACCACCAGGGCCAGGGTCATGATCGTCTGAACCTGCCGACGCCCACTCCAGAGGAATGTGCGCGACATGGCCTCGCCGGTGACAGGAACCCGCAAGATCGCCTCGAAACAATGTCTTACCGCGCGTCGCTCATGCCGGATTGTTCCCGATCTGCAACGCCTGTGGCCAATCTACATCAATTTGCGGCGCCGTGTCACCTGAATATCGAGGTCGGTGATCTTCTTGCGGAGCGTATTGCGGTTGATGCCGAGCAAATCGGCACAGCGGGCCTGGTTGCCTGCGGTCGCATCCAGCGCGATCTCGATCAGCGGAAGCTCCACCTCGCGCAATACGCGCTGATAGAGGCCGGGCGCGGGCAACTCGCCGCCTTGCAGGTCAAAGTACCGCTGCAGATGGGCGCCCACGGCATCCGAAAGGCGATCCGTCGCGGCGACCGCGCGGGGCCCGGCGACCGCGGGACCCAGCACGGCCTCGACCTCGGAGCGGACGATCTCCTCGGCCGGTGACGTGGCCACGAGGCGGCGGACGACGTTCTCCAGCTGGCGGACGTTCCCGGGCCAGGCATGGGCGCGGATGGCGGTGACGGCATCGTCGGAGAACCGCCGGACGGCCCCGCCCTCACGCTCGGCCCGCGCCAGGAAATGGGCGGCCAGGAGCGGGATGTCGTCGACCCGTTCGCGCAGCGCAGGCACGTCGAGCTGCGCGCCGGCCAAGCGGTAATAGAGATCCGAGCGAAAGCCGTCCTCCTCTGCGTCGAGCCGTGGCGTAAGATCCCGCTGCGCCGTGGCGAGAATACGTGGCCCGCCATCCCCCTGCCCGTCCAGCATGCGCACGACTCGCGACTGCGCGGCTGCATCGAGATCGCCCACCTCGTCGAACAGGAGCGTACCGCCCTTGGCCCGCGCCATCAGGTCGCCGGGGCCGTCGAAGCCTTCCAGCTCGGCCGCACCCGCGATGACGAAGGGCGAGGAGCGGCGATCCGAGAAGTCGTGAATGGCCCGCGCGATCAGGGACTTGCCGGTCCCGCTTTCGCCCGCGATGAGCACCGGCAGATCGGTGTTCATCACGCGCGCCACGAGGCGATAGAGCTCCTGCATCCGTGGCGTCCGACCGACCAGCGGCAGGTCGTCCGGCGGCGCGTCGGTCGGGGTCGCGGTGGTCGGTGCGGGCCGCCGGTCGAGCGCCCGCGCCGCCCGCTTCATCAGGTCCGGGAGGTCGAACGGCTTCGGCAGGTAGTCGTAAGCCTCGGCCTCGGCGGCCTGAATGGCCGTCATGATCGTGTTCTGCGCCGATATCACGATGACGGGCAGGTCCGGGCGCTCGGCGGTGATCTTCGGCAACGTCTCGAGCCCGTTGCCGTCCGGCATGACCACGTCCGAGATCACGAGATCGCCCTTCCCCTCCTCGACCCATCGCATCAGCGTCACGAGCGAGGCGGTGGCATGGACCTTGCACCCGGCGCGGGTCAGCGCCTGGGTCAGGACGGTGCGGATCGTACGGTCGTCGTCAGCGACGAGGATGGTGCCGTCCATGTCTTACCTTTCAATATCTTGCAGGTCGTTCTTCATGTCGTTCGGCGCGCGCGGGAGCGAGATGCGGAACACCGTCCGCCCCGGCGCGCTGTCGACACTGATCCAGCCTTCGTGTTCGTCGAGGATCTTGGCCACGAGAGGCAGACCCAGCCCGGTGCCGTTCTCGCGCCCGGACACGAAGGGCTCGAAGAGGTTGGATGCGACGTGGGGCGGGATACCCGGCCCGTCATCGACGATCTCGACCTGAAGCGGCAGGTCGCCATGGGTCCCGTCGGGACGGCGCACCCGGAGGGCCGCCTCGTAGAATGTCCGGATCGTGATCTTTCCATCCTGCGGGGCCACTTGTGCGGCATTCTTCAGGAGGTTCAGGAAGACCTGCTGAAGCTGGTCCGGATCGCCCAGCGTCGGCGGCAGCGACGGGTCGTACTTCTCCTCGATGCTGGTATGGGCTGCGAACCCCACCAACGCCGAACGCCGGGCCCGGTCGAGCACGTCGTGAATGTTGACCGCGCGCCGTCGGGGCGGTTGCAGGTTCCCGAACTGCTCGACCTGTTCGAGGAGTTTCACGATCCGCCGCGTTTCGGCGACGATCAGATCGGTCATTTGGAGGTCTTCGCCCGAGAGGTTCATCCCCAAAAGC
This portion of the uncultured Jannaschia sp. genome encodes:
- the rpsB gene encoding 30S ribosomal protein S2, translated to MALPEFSLRQLLEAGVHFGHQTQRWNPRMGPYIYGAKNGIHILDLTQTVPLLDQALTVVRDTVARGGRILFVGTKRQAQKPIADAAERCAQYYMNHRWLGGTLTNWKTVSNSINRLKSIDEAMEQGFEGLTKKERLGMERDQGKLQASLGGIREMGGLPDLIFVVDVNKEDLAIAEAKKLGIPVVAVVDTNCSPDGVDYIIPGNDDAARAIALYCDLVARAALDGMSAQLGAAGVDIGAMEEGATEEAVEAAPAEEAAEAPADAAPAEEAAAEA
- a CDS encoding YSC84-related protein, whose amino-acid sequence is MTALTRRRFLAAASAPVALAACGNGVGSNGATRIDQRVDAAFNFMYDTLPDTQVLAGKAAGILMMPVVTEGGFFLGGAYGRGALRIDGVTVDYYSTTAASVGLQIGGQQYSHALFFMTQPALSNFRTSTGWTAGGDLEYVTPNSAGALTTDTTALLTPVVAVVFGQAGLLAGASLEGAKYNRIIP
- the hflX gene encoding GTPase HflX codes for the protein MRGGDRSGRAPALALEEAVSLAHALPGLDVVDAMTVRLPKPHPGLLFGTGKVEELRARIEADEIELVLIDGTVSPVQQRNLEKAWRVKLLDRTSLILEIFADRAATREGVLQVELAALSYQRTRLVRAWTHLERQRGGLGFVGGPGETQIEADRRAIDEQMVKLRRQLEKVVKTRELHRAARAKVPYPVVALVGYTNAGKSTLFNRLTGADVLAKDMLFATLDPTMRAIELEGGLDVILSDTVGFISDLPTQLVAAFRATLEEVLDADLIVHVRDISHPESEAQARDVEAILEALGTDDEIPRIEIWNKADQLDPADLQAATNLAARRDDVYLASALTGQGLDAILDRVETDLTETLTEDVLSVPYADGRARAWLHEEGVVQSEVARDETGADISVRWTARQAARFTAGFPALSDAAPETETDTETDAPEATPGGWTP
- the hfq gene encoding RNA chaperone Hfq, which gives rise to MADKQNLQDAFLNHVRKTKVPVTIFLINGVKLQGVITWFDNFCVLLRRDGQSQLVYKHAISTVMPAQPINLYSGEDDSGESS
- a CDS encoding TrkH family potassium uptake protein, whose protein sequence is MGRLLARVPPLVVLAMILAASMYLLAIHAVIRDAHAESRAFFYWATLLLALLIGLAVATAREQSRNVTRSQLVALLSAYTVLPVLAAFPVSEIVGDTRFVNVYVEMVAAVTTTGGTLFAPDRLSESVHLWRAMVAWQGGLLIWVSAAAILAPLGLGGFEVTRAQTASGRAADIRVASVEPSRRLSRSLAVLGPIYGGLTLVLWTVLVLAGEAPTRAVIHAMSTLSTSGITAGGGVAESPAGRWGELAVFAFFAFAVTRQTFTADLHRDQVVRLTQDREVRIALAVVAVITTLLFLRHWIGAFEVDAVSDTGAALRALWGSAFTVLSFLTTTGFESADWNSAKSWSGLETPAVLLAGLAMFGGGVATTAGGVKLLRIYALYAHGRREMNLLVHPHSIAGGRGAQRHLPFAGIEAAWIFFMLFALTLAAVTLALAFTGLDFGTAVIMATAGLATTGPLAQVAGIDPQGLNALPDATKAVWAAAMVVGRLETLALIALFNPDFWRG
- the trkA gene encoding Trk system potassium transporter TrkA; this encodes MKVIICGAGQVGWQIARHLAGERNDVTVVDNNPDLVHRATDTLDVQGITGHASYPDVLERAGAEDADMLIAATHSDEVNMVTCQVAHSIFTVPRKIARLRAQSYLTAMRADLYRRDHLPIDVVISPEREVAEAALRRLRAPEAFDVEEFMDGKSQFIGLHLDADCPVLDTPLRQLSELFSTLRAVVVGVRRAKGGRLFAPEPGDQLQAGDQVYIQCHTDDLTRTQEIFGKTVRKQERVVIIGGGNVGLAVAEALEAAPERIRAKMIEKNRKCAERAAEALERTIVLSGDGLDIELLREANIDRADAVLTVTDDDKTNMLAAVRARAAGCAKTIALVNDPTLVPLLGPLQIDAYVNPRQTTVSSILRHVRHGRVRNVYSVGDSEAEVIEAQVMSTSPMAGRQIRDIGFPEGALVGAIRKADGRVVRPEGGSRIDEGDVVVIFALSADVPEVERLLQVQVDFF
- a CDS encoding sigma-54 dependent transcriptional regulator, which gives rise to MGDILITDDEADIRSLIKDILEDEGYACRMAGTAEDCMSAIEEDAPSLMILDIWLKDSDMDGIDILKSVRRSHPDVPIIIISGHGNIEIAVAAIKQGAYDYIEKPFNIDQLMVVVSRAMEASKLRHENSELRRRDSTSAEMIGQSTAFKSLQSQLKKVMNSNGRVMLSGPAGSGKEVAARYIHANSNRANAPFVTVSSASIEPERMETVLFGRETPEKGIEPGLLEQAHEGVIYFDEIADMPLGTQSKILRVMVEQAFQRVGGTEKVRVDLRVVSSTTRDLEAEIRAGRFREELYHRLNVVPVPVPALEDRRDDIPVLADHFISALNKSQGLPLREISEETKALLQTMRWPGNVRQLRNVIERVLILGDGSGPIEPSELPTPGEGGGDDGEMTLTGSLASLPLREARELFERQYLMTQINRFGGNISRTANFVGMERSALHRKLKSLGVVTSARGGARVARVDD